In one Apteryx mantelli isolate bAptMan1 chromosome 33, bAptMan1.hap1, whole genome shotgun sequence genomic region, the following are encoded:
- the TMEM106C gene encoding transmembrane protein 106C isoform X1, which yields MTFTALAISCLRLCSFSAAAAMGSLYSLSANNAASRQRKNADDDDDLLDSRDREEDIAKFPYVEFTGQDSITCPTCQGTGCIPTEQVNELVALIPYTDQRLRPQRTKQYVLLSVLLCLLISGLVVFFLFPHSVLVDDDGIKVVRVWFDKKNSVVVLAITATLRIKNSNFYSVTVTSLTSQVQYMNTVVGTQQITNVSHIQPLSDKLVNFTVKAEMGGPFSYVYFFCTFPKVKVHNIVIFMRTSVKLSYVGHMTQSALEKYHYVDCSTNSTAFPEPPPLPTPSARGVTKEKSVP from the exons ATGACCTTTACTGCCCTTGCTATCTCCTGTCTTAGGCTATGCAGcttttctgcagcagctgcgATGGGTTCTCTCTATTCCCTCTCTGCTAACAATGCTGCCTCAAGGCAGAGGAAGAacgctgatgatgatgatgacttaCTCGATAGCCGGGATCGTGAGGAAGACATTGCCAAGTTTCCGTACGTTGAATTCACAGGTCAGGACAGCATCACCTGTCCCACTTGCCAAGGCACTGGCTGCATTCCCACAG AGCAGGTAAATGAGCTGGTGGCTCTGATACCCTACACTGACCAACGGCTACGTCCACAGAGAAC GAAGCAGTATGTCCTGCTGTCGGTGCTGCTCTGCCTTCTGATATCGGGGCTggtggttttctttctgtttccgcACTCTGTCCTTGTGGATGATGATGGCATTAAAGTGGTTCGAGTTTGGTTTGACAAGAAGAACTCCGTTGTCGTTCTTGCCATCACG GCCACCTTAAGGATCAAAAACTCCAACTTCTACTCGGTTACAGTGACCAGCCTGACTAGCCAGGTGCAGTACATGAACACTGTCGTTGGAACCCAGCAGATCACCAACGTCTCCCACATCCAGCCGCTGAGTGACAAACTG GTGAATTTTACTGTGAAGGCGGAGATGGGTGGACCTTTCTCTTATGTGTA TTTCTTCTGCACGTTTCCCAAGGTCAAGGTACATAACATAGTGATTTTTATGAG aACATCAGTGAAGCTCTCATACGTTGGCCACATGACCCAGAGCGCCTTGGAAAAGTACCATTACGTGGACTGCAGTACCAACTCCACGGCTTTCCCGGAGCCTCCACCCCTGCCGACCCCGTCAGCGCGAGGGGTAACCAAAGAGAAGTCCGTGCCCTGA
- the TMEM106C gene encoding transmembrane protein 106C isoform X2, producing the protein MGSLYSLSANNAASRQRKNADDDDDLLDSRDREEDIAKFPYVEFTGQDSITCPTCQGTGCIPTEQVNELVALIPYTDQRLRPQRTKQYVLLSVLLCLLISGLVVFFLFPHSVLVDDDGIKVVRVWFDKKNSVVVLAITATLRIKNSNFYSVTVTSLTSQVQYMNTVVGTQQITNVSHIQPLSDKLVNFTVKAEMGGPFSYVYFFCTFPKVKVHNIVIFMRTSVKLSYVGHMTQSALEKYHYVDCSTNSTAFPEPPPLPTPSARGVTKEKSVP; encoded by the exons ATGGGTTCTCTCTATTCCCTCTCTGCTAACAATGCTGCCTCAAGGCAGAGGAAGAacgctgatgatgatgatgacttaCTCGATAGCCGGGATCGTGAGGAAGACATTGCCAAGTTTCCGTACGTTGAATTCACAGGTCAGGACAGCATCACCTGTCCCACTTGCCAAGGCACTGGCTGCATTCCCACAG AGCAGGTAAATGAGCTGGTGGCTCTGATACCCTACACTGACCAACGGCTACGTCCACAGAGAAC GAAGCAGTATGTCCTGCTGTCGGTGCTGCTCTGCCTTCTGATATCGGGGCTggtggttttctttctgtttccgcACTCTGTCCTTGTGGATGATGATGGCATTAAAGTGGTTCGAGTTTGGTTTGACAAGAAGAACTCCGTTGTCGTTCTTGCCATCACG GCCACCTTAAGGATCAAAAACTCCAACTTCTACTCGGTTACAGTGACCAGCCTGACTAGCCAGGTGCAGTACATGAACACTGTCGTTGGAACCCAGCAGATCACCAACGTCTCCCACATCCAGCCGCTGAGTGACAAACTG GTGAATTTTACTGTGAAGGCGGAGATGGGTGGACCTTTCTCTTATGTGTA TTTCTTCTGCACGTTTCCCAAGGTCAAGGTACATAACATAGTGATTTTTATGAG aACATCAGTGAAGCTCTCATACGTTGGCCACATGACCCAGAGCGCCTTGGAAAAGTACCATTACGTGGACTGCAGTACCAACTCCACGGCTTTCCCGGAGCCTCCACCCCTGCCGACCCCGTCAGCGCGAGGGGTAACCAAAGAGAAGTCCGTGCCCTGA